The Yersinia entomophaga nucleotide sequence TGTATAAAGCTATTGATGCCGCGCTCGAACTTTCCATTCCTGCCGGTGATGATAGCTGGCGAGAAGCCATAGTGACCCGTAGTCCGCTGATGCTGCGTTTATTGGAGCAGGCTAAAATGGTGGCCCAATCTGACGTTAGCGTGTTGATTAATGGGCAAAGCGGTACCGGTAAGGAAGTGTTGGCGCAGGCAATCCACGGCGCCAGTCCGCGCGCTAAAAAAGCCTTTATTGCCATAAACTGCGGTGCTTTACCGGAGCAATTATTGGAGTCTGAACTCTTTGGTCATGCTAAAGGGGCATTTACCGGCGCGGTAAGTAGCCGGGAAGGCCTATTTCAGGCTGCGGAAGGTGGGACGCTGTTCCTCGACGAAATCGGCGATATGCCCTTATCATTGCAGGTAAAACTGCTGCGAGTGCTGCAAGAGCGCAAGGTTCGTCCTTTGGGCAGCAACCGAGATTTGGATATCAACGTGCGGATTATCTCGGCAACTCACCGTGATTTGCCGAAAGCGATGGCAAAAAATGAATTCCGTGAAGATCTTTACTACCGTTTAAACGTCGTGAACCTGAAAATTCCGGCGCTGAATGAGCGAGCGGAAGATATTCCGCTACTGGCTAATCATCTGCTACGTGAATCCGCCAAACGGCATAAACCTTTTGTGCGCAGTTTCTCCACCGATGCGATGAAACGACTGATGACCGCCAGCTGGCCGGGCAACGTGCGTCAATTGGTTAACGTCATAGAGCAGTGTGTTGCTTTGACCTCGGCGCCGGTTATCAGCGAAGCGTTGGTCGAGCAGGCGCTGGAAGGGGAAAACACCGCTTTACCGACTTTTGTTGAAGCGCGTAACCAGTTTGAGCTGAACTATTTGCGTAAACTGCTGCAAATTACCAAGGGTAACGTTACCCAGGCGGCGCGAATGGCAGGCCGTAACCGCACTGAATTCTATAAATTGTTGTCGCGCCATGAATTGGACGCCAACGATTTCAAAGAATAGTGCTTTCTTTCCTCGGAACCCGATTGGAAAAGGCGTTCGGCGGGTTCTAAACAAATGACCGGGAATGATTTACACTTCGGTCTTTGTTGTGGCATAGCAGAATTGAAACCAATATGAACAGAACACTTTCCATTGCGTTAGCCCAGCTTAATCTGCTGGTTGGCGATATTGAAGGCAACACCGAGCGTATGTTGCAAACCTTACATGAGCAGCAAAAGGCCGGTGCCGATCTGGTCATGTTTTCCGAACTGGCACTGTCGGGCTATCCACCGGAAGATTTACTGTATCGGGATGATTTCTACCTGCGCTGTGAGGCACAGTTAGACCGTTTACAGGCCGCAGCGCAAAAGACGGCGGTTCTGGTAGGGCATCCGTGGCGTGAAGGGAATAAGCTGTACAACGCCCTGTCACTGTTCTCCGAAGGTAAATTGCTTGGTCGCTACTTCAAACAACAGTTGCCTAACTACGGCGTGTTTGATGAAAAACGTTATTTCACTCCTGGCAATGAAAGCTGCGTGGTTGAGCTGAAAGGCTATCGTTTAGGGCTATTAATCTGTGAAGATCTGTGGTTCAACCAGCCGGTAGACGCTGCGAAAGCTGCAGGTGCAGAGCTGCTGCTGTCGATTAACGCCTCGCCGTATAACCGTGAAAAACCTTATATTCGCAAAACGCTGATGGCTTCCCATTGCCAGCGTACCGATTTGCCGCTGATTTATTTGAATCAGGTGGGCGGTCAGGATGAGCTGATTTTCGACGGTTGTTCAAAAGTGTTTGATTCTAAAGGTAATATGACGCATCGTCTGGCCGCCTTTGCG carries:
- the glrR gene encoding two-component system response regulator GlrR, with protein sequence MTPRKPANLLLVDDDPSLLKLLGMRLTSEGFHVTTAESGQEALRLLMREKIDLVISDLRMDEMDGMALFAEIQKYQPGMPVIILTAHGSIPDAVAATQQGVFSFLTKPVDRDALYKAIDAALELSIPAGDDSWREAIVTRSPLMLRLLEQAKMVAQSDVSVLINGQSGTGKEVLAQAIHGASPRAKKAFIAINCGALPEQLLESELFGHAKGAFTGAVSSREGLFQAAEGGTLFLDEIGDMPLSLQVKLLRVLQERKVRPLGSNRDLDINVRIISATHRDLPKAMAKNEFREDLYYRLNVVNLKIPALNERAEDIPLLANHLLRESAKRHKPFVRSFSTDAMKRLMTASWPGNVRQLVNVIEQCVALTSAPVISEALVEQALEGENTALPTFVEARNQFELNYLRKLLQITKGNVTQAARMAGRNRTEFYKLLSRHELDANDFKE